CCTTTCCTTACAGACTTCGCCCTTCAGATCTACAACCAGCTTGATCGCAGCAAGCCAGCCGAAAACAAAGCATGGCTCAAACGTACCATCCAGGCCGCTATCAAAGAGTACCACCGGTACTGGATGCAAGAGCCCTCGCTCGACCTTGTCACTGGCTTATCTCGCTACCGCCCTTCTGGCCTAGGTATTCCCCCTGAGACTGAAGCCAGTCATTTCACTCACATCCTTCAGCCGTATGCTCAGAAGATTGGGATCTCTGTGAATGAGTACATTGATGGTTACAACGACGGGACAATCAAAGAACCTGAGCTTGACGAGTATTTCTTGCATGACCGAGGAGTACGAGAGTCGGGACATGATACCTCATACAGACTCGACAGAAAGTGTGCAGACTTGGCGACTGTCGACTTGAACTCGCTCTTATACAAGGTGAGCTATTACTATGATTGACACACAGACGCTAACCGGACAATGCAGTATGAATTCGATATTGCTTCGGCTATCCAAGTAGCCTTTGACGACGAACTCTACCTGGACGAAGAGTTTGAATTGTCTCCCTGGCCTATCACCGCCGAGGCCTTCAAGGCTGGCGCCACCTACCAGCTCTCGACCAAAACTCCTCAGACAAGCAGGCACTGGTTTGAACGGGCAGCTAAACGCAAGGCAACCATGGATGAGCTTTGTTGGAATGATGGACAGGGAATGTACTTTGACTATGACACCAAGCTCAGGAAGCAGACGCGATATGAGTCCGTCACTACGCTCTGGCCTTTGTGGGCAGGCTCTGCCTCGGAGGAACAGGCTTTGAAGCTTGTGTAAGTAGCAAATATTGTTCGTTGTGAATGAAGCGTCGCGACTCACAAGTTTTACAGCCGCAATGCCTTACCCAAGTTCGAAGTTGCTGGTGGTCTTGTATCTGGAACTGAAGAATCGCGTGGCGTAATCTCGTTGGACAGACCTAATCGTCAATGGGGTGGGTACCTCTGGGGTTTGTCTGGCACGTGCTGACTATCAGTGATCAGACTATCCTTACGGTTGGCCTCCTCATCAAATCATGGCATGGGTCGGGCTTGAACGTTACGGATTTGTAGACGATGCATCCAGGCTGGCGTACAGGTGGATCTATATGTGAGTTGTTGAGTTTGGATGTGTTAAACATACTAACACTTGACCTATTAGGATGACTCTATCGTTCATGGATTTCAATGGTATCGTTCCGGAAAAGTTTGACGTTGTTGAACTTAGCCACATGGTAGATGCGGAATAGTGAGTGAATAGACTCGCATCCGATTCACTTGGAAGCTGACCCCGCCTTTCAAGTGGTAATCAAGGTACTGATTTCCGATACGTGCCGAGAGAAGGTTTCGGGTGGATGAACGCTGCCTATCAAATCGGTCTCCAATGCCTGTCAACCGGTATGAGACGAGCTGTTGCTGCTTGTGTACCAGTTAGTGTTCTAGCAACCAACTGCAATGGCTAAGCTGACATCAAACTTTAGCCTTGGGTTTTCTTTAACCTTCCTGCACCGGACTTCACATCTGCCAGGAAGCGACGTGCTGAACGGGAAGCCCGGGATGCCGAAGCAGCCGCATCCGGCCACGGTGGTGTGCCGAAGAACGAAGTCCATAATGAGCCTCCCTCCCTAGAACAGGCCATCGCCAGCCTCAAACTGGAATTAACTGCTCCGTATTCGAAATCGGTCAACAAATGATAAGGAAAGAACGCCTGGAAACATTCTTGATGGCGTACATATGTGTACTCAAACGTCCATCCCATTGCGCAATCGATTCTTGTAACTCATGGATATGGTCATGTAAATCAAATATAACCACAACGTCCAGCAGTATGATACTTCATCAAAGAAATGACTTAGACTCGATCTGTTTATACATTCGTGATGAGAACCGTACTACTAATGGCGAATATCAAATACTATATGCGGTAAGCCGACCTTAGCAGTAGTTCTTTATACAGACAGACAAACAGACAAACAAACAGCCCAAGTAAAATAAATAAGTACTTCTTTTGCAAGAAATCCAATTTAACCAAACAAGTTTCGAGGTGAAGCAAgatcctttcttccttcttttttgacCTACTTGATATATCCTTTGTAGGCCAGTGCATCTtacatgatgatgaaaacCAGAGCTAGTATACAACCAGTATACTCACGCAGAAAGGCATAAATAAGGAAGACCGTCCGTATCCCCGCTGATGTCTTTCTAGTCCTACACCTTTGCACCCCCAATAGTTCCCTAAAACACAACCTCTTATTCGTCTTTTTACCAATTTCGCTTGTTTATTCCACCTgccaccatcatcaccgTCATTATTATAGCGATCCTTGACTTCCATTACTTACTCCCAAAGAATAGTATAGCCACTAACAACATTCACAACCTCATTTGATCAGAGGCGCAGCACATCCCTTGACGAAGCATTTACTCACAGCTACGTTCTGTCTCCCTTCCAGGTTGTCTGCACCAATTCAATGTCGTCGATCCCGGACCTGTCAACAGGGAGCTACATACCCCACCATTGGAGGACTGCTCCAGGGTCCTCGACCAGCACCACTTCAGTTCCCACAATATCTTCTTTATTAGCGGATAAGTTTAAACATGCGAGAAACTCAACGCTGGATAGTTTAGGAGGGGCGAGAAACTGGCTTGCTAACACGATGAGTAATCTAGGAGATTCTATCAAGAGTAAGCACCTTGAGAACACTGCTGTCACAATCTGTTAACCGGCCCCTGATAATTGCAAGTACCCTCACCACCCGCAGAGCCTGTTTACGGAAGGAACGtatctttcccttcctacCTGACAAGCGATGATTCTACTACCACCACTAACAGCTCATTGGGCACCCAAATCGCCGCTGAGACCCCTACACCATCGTCTGTAACCACTCCATCTGTCGAGCCTACAAATGCAGtatcttcctctgcttcttctaGAAGGATGCCCACCAATGCCATTGAAAGCACAAATGGTGCTAGCAGCTGCAATGTCACGAGAACCCCTGAAGGTTGTACTTCCTTCGACATAGACATTAGGCAAATTAACCTGGAGGAAGGAGTAGCAATCATTAGTACAGGAGACGATGGACCTGCACATTCGGTAATTATCACCAGAGACATTAGTCAGTGTTGAGGACTTCTTAGGTTTCTGCGGGCACTAATCTTGTCGGAATTTTCAGATAATGTTATCAACATTGATGTGAATAGGTTGACAGCTGATCAAACTACGTCAAATTCATCGACAGCTCCTACAGCACCCAGAGGCATCCTACGACGACCACAGTCGTCAGGATCGACACAATAttctcaagcttcttcatcgccaaCTCCATCTTCTGTGTCGCAGTCTCATGCGCAGCCGTCAAGTGGTGCAGGACCCAGGTCAGTAAGGCTGGACTGGCATGAATGGATGATTCAACAAAGATTGACAAAGGGCACACTTTTATAGCTTACTTGACATTGCAAGTAAATCGTCACTTTCTTACTCTGGACCATTACTTGTCTCAGGGGGACCACCGACTCCGGGAGATGACGGACAAAGAGTATTTCAAGATGTCAGCGTGCACGATTATTGCACAAGTACCAATGGTCTATCTGGTCTGGATAAACCTCTTACCGCTTTTGAAAACATTTCTTCGTTTATTCAAAGACGATGTGAGTGGATCACAAAGTTTTACAAAAATCTGTTATTGACATGGCATCTTTTATTCTGAAAAGACCGTCAGGACGACGGGTCCTTGATATTCAGCCGAACAGAGGCCAACGAACTCGCCCCCTACTTGTTACAATCCGGGAATGACGGTACTGAAGAGTCTCGGGCCTTGATAGGTTTTGGCCTCGATGATCTTATCATTAATAGCGTCCTGCCGTCCAAATATGAGTCCGAGGGTGACACAAGTCGATCTAGGACAGTGCTTGTAGACGATACGGAAGTCCCCACTACGACTGAGGCTGGATCTGGGGTGGATGTAAGCGCGTGGAAGGGCCACTCTTTGAATAAATGGTTGAGCGAACGGGTGGCATCTACAGATACGTTCGGCTTGCAGTCCGATATATCAAGTCTTTCCGATGGAAAAGAACTGTTGAATGATGTCCGATCCTTGGGCAGCCAAATGTGCCGCAGACGTGAGTTTACCTGTACTTCCTACCAAGACCAAAAATAGGCTTACTGTCCCGTTTCGGGGTCAATAGACGGCATTGATTCGGATCCAGACTTGACGACATATTTTTCAACTCGGATAGGTACATATATGACCGATAGGATGCTCTCCAGTGGTACGCGGGAAGTCACCCCCGGTATTCTCGCCGATGCGGATCACATCCTTTTCAAAGCCATATCTGCATTATCCGGAATGTCAGAGGATGAACGCATATCTACGCTCTTAGGACGAAATGCTCCCACTTACAGCCGTCATACAAGCCAATCGGCAGCTTCCCGGACTCCATCAACTGAATCTGTGACATCTCAATACCCGGATCATTCGCTATATTCTGACAGTAGCTGGTGGGCACCCAGTTCCCCAACGTCTCAAAGCAGCTCATATGTTGAATCACCGTTgacttcatcaacatcattcAGTGATGTTCCGTCCACAAGTCGATCGGTCAGATTCAATCCCTATGTCGAAGCTGTTCATTATGAGTAATTGGTTCCTGTCGTTTCTGAGATtagctgttgttgtttcATCTTACATAAATGTAAAATTTCTCTCAGACTCGTACGAATTGGAGATTGAATCGCACACTTTCCATCGAGTTTTTAATATCGTAGCCACAGAAAGACTACAACTCCTTCCTTGTACACACCCAGGCCCAGAGAGAAACTTTGTGCCTGTCGCCGAATCTTCGACCTTGCAGTCTTGATTCTTTTCAAACGTCCACTTGCTCTCGCTCTTAccagcttcttccaactATTTCATCACTTTTTCCAAAAACAACATCCCTTCTAATACTTTTTCACAATACCTGTTCCCTTGTACCCGAGCGCACTTTTTGCCCAAATTAGTATGGCGTCTTGAAGAGCGCCTGGTATATCTTCCCCCTGCCATGACTTGACAAAGACTGGATCTGCCACTCCTTGGGTTCCAACAGAAGGTAGGCTGAACTGGATGGGGAAGACAAGTAAAAATTGGATAAAATCTGCCTGCAACACGGAGTAAAACGAGTTTTGCAATGAAGTTGGGGTTGCCGCAGGAAGGGCACTCAACAATCTCCAGCTTGCCATCTGGTCTCAGGACACGAGCAGCTTCCTCCAGTTATTTGACCCATTTTGACTCGGGAATGCTTAGCCCGATGAGGCGGATATGGACAAAATCAAAGACGCCCGAATCATATGGAAGTCCATGCAGACTATAAGAGCCCGTCGGTCAATTTCGGTCGATAACCAGTTGGTAATTAATCGGACGTGCACTTACAAGTCCGCTATCTGCCAAGTGATGCCATCCTTTATGCTCTCCCATAACCATATTGTTGGCCTTGTGCCGATTCAGTGGTTGTTGACTTCCTGACTGTTCGTTCAGCCTTGGCCAGGCTGGGCATGTCTACTTGGCATGGAGCTAGATCCAGGCCTACTATAATAACCTTCGGTCATGCTATAGCTTGTGATATAGGCCACAAGCCGGATCCCATACCAATCTAGACAGCGAAATTCAGCAAGAGCATGATTCGGCATAAGCCAACTCATCACGTCCAAGACCTATTTAGGACGTTGATCAAGTATGATAAAAGTATGACGATTCCCGCTTAGTTCAAACAACGTTTCATGTAgccttccttctctgcaGCAGATGATCAGCAATCGGTAGACTTGCTCGATTCACATGATACTTGCAGATCCAAGACTTGTCTTTTCCCGTCCAACTTTGTATAGGTTAGCCACTTGTTCAACTTTAGCATCTATCCAAATTCTCTTCCCTGACAAGCCAGATGATGTTCTGGTGACTTTTCACCCTTCAAGAGGACACTGTGAAGATATATTGCTGTCATCCTTcacattcttcttcaggcTCAAATTTTGTGTGAGACACTTTCGTTGCGCGCTTCCATgcgctcttcttctccttatGGCCAGCAGGCTCGTCACGCTGGATCTTAGGGCTTCTCCAAGCTAAAAAGGAATGTCCAGTGGCATAGGAGGCGGTGCTGGGTAGTTGCGGGGTTTGCCAAGGTCAGCGAGCCTCTATGGATGGAGACTGTCTGCCACTGCCGGCCGCATTCCAGCAGCGTCTCTTATATACTGTTACAGCTTTCTGCAGTCTGCATCTGCTATTTACGATTCACCATTGCGGCACAGCGCTTAAGGCGGAGCACGACACCACCGAAAGCGAGCACAGGGCGCAGAGCGCAGTGGAACAGGGCCGAGCTGGCTGATAGCTGATATCGGCTTTGTGCTGCGTAGTGCGTGCATGTAGTGATAACCTAATCCatttatatatatatcttcATAGTCGGACGTATCAGGTGCTGGAGATGCATCGCGCATATTATGGCATAGAGCATGCATGATGACATACAGCCTACGTAGCATTGGCAGCTGCCTCTGCCCATACAGCGCAGCGGGCACAGCCACAGGAGTACGGACCCGCAGGTACGCCAACCCACGCGACGACGCGTCTTTTTGATTTACAAAATTCGCCCTGCGGCCCCTGCGGCgagcctccacctccaccttccacagTCTTTTCGCTCGGCACTGCCTGGGCATTTAATTTCCCTCCGCCGAATGCCAGATGACAGACCCACGGGATAATAAAGCCCACTTCAGGACACTTTTCAGAAACTCACTATACAAAGCACAAAGCATGAATGCCCGTATCCCTTTGATCCCCGCCTGCGATCGCCTGCGTACAATTACACTTCCCTGGTGCCTGCTTGCGAGCATTCCGGTTGTATGACGTGGGGCACAACAAAGTCGTTGCCTTCCGGTACAGACGGGATGACCATATCGTTCATTGGCTGGTGAGAACAATTCACAGAgaatatatatatagcCACATGTATCTTCTCAATTATCTCTCAGCCCAAATACCTTACAGCTCTATACCAGAACAAGCAAGGCCACCTGCACCACATACCTTTGATCATGTTCACCAAGGCCGCTATCGTCGTCGCCCTCGCTGGCACTGTCAATGCAGCTCTTT
This window of the Cryptococcus neoformans var. neoformans B-3501A chromosome 2, whole genome shotgun sequence genome carries:
- a CDS encoding hypothetical protein (Match to EST gb|CF187457.1|CF187457; HMMPfam hit to Trehalase, Trehalase, score: 717.4, E(): 8.2e-213; HMMPfam hit to Trehalase_Ca-bi, Neutral trehalase Ca2+ binding domain, score: 39.0, E(): 1.3e-08) — its product is MSSQPLEKAKLPVPKNLLFIENDVPPSTTPSAATTPTDHELDPLAHAGDKAELLTQALHESQVPTKPKSPPNNVSRLGKLGQLETRLPDINAEPNEYYGGAQVTSRARTFSNVGVEGEFKRRPMQMGGEKISRNRRLSHDESTPSAPRRYLIDVEETMRLVLEQEDTDNNFQISIYDSGPKLLSLGTASSNAHKTFDIRGTYMLSNLLQELALARDYGRKRIVLDEARLAENPVDRLSRMIKNSFWNSLTRRIDAEGLEIACADPKNRSQHMRARIYIPHGEDEMAEHYRQIAKEKPNLKLEVDILPKECDNPAFVKTLNDKPGILALAMDKKVDADGKSHLEALPFIVPGARFNEKYGWDSYFMALGLLVDGRVDLAKSIVEHCIFEIKYYNKVLNGNRSYYLCRSQPPFLTDFALQIYNQLDRSKPAENKAWLKRTIQAAIKEYHRYWMQEPSLDLVTGLSRYRPSGLGIPPETEASHFTHILQPYAQKIGISVNEYIDGYNDGTIKEPELDEYFLHDRGVRESGHDTSYRLDRKCADLATVDLNSLLYKYEFDIASAIQVAFDDELYLDEEFELSPWPITAEAFKAGATYQLSTKTPQTSRHWFERAAKRKATMDELCWNDGQGMYFDYDTKLRKQTRYESVTTLWPLWAGSASEEQALKLVRNALPKFEVAGGLVSGTEESRGVISLDRPNRQWDYPYGWPPHQIMAWVGLERYGFVDDASRLAYRWIYMMTLSFMDFNGIVPEKFDVVELSHMVDAEYGNQGTDFRYVPREGFGWMNAAYQIGLQCLSTGMRRAVAACVPPWVFFNLPAPDFTSARKRRAEREARDAEAAASGHGGVPKNEVHNEPPSLEQAIASLKLELTAPYSKSVNK